ttatcttcttgattttgtaaataatttctacaataatttcaatatgTATACTTGAATAGTGTACATTTGCATcactagtattataaaatttatatagatactttagatatattttaataaagttaactAAACGTATTATCACCACCTTTAAGAAAAACCAACAAAGTAGAACCTTTTGACACAAATAAAGTAGACAAGGATTAGTAGTAGTTACCGCACGTTATGACTAGTAATTGCACGTACCTTTCTCCTCACTAACTATACAGGTGATGAATCCTTTGGACGCAAGGTGCAATGTTCAGAGGAATGATGCTATCTGCGTCAGCCAACTGAAAAATGCTCAGAATATCGACCCCGCAATCCTGCAAGAGAGGCCAGATGTAAAAATCTTCTTGCCATTCCGTTTCTTCGTATACAGACCAGAAATGCTGTTCCAACCGAATACTTACAACAGATACTTAGGTAAGAATCTACCTATTTGATTGGATGGttcattgtttttaataaatatggtgCTTACCACTTTTATTTCTCTAAATTTTCAGTTGCCCCTCAAGGAGACCATGTCATCAGTTTGATCGATGAAATTTCGTACATGTCCCCACCGGCTCCTCTACTCAGTCAATATGACGATGTTAACCCTGAACAGTTCTGTAACGGAGATAACAGACCTGCGGATTGCGGACAAAACTGTATGTGCACCCACAAAGTCGATATACCGCTGAATGCTGTTGTGGAAATTGTACTTGTAGATGAAGGTACTTgatgaaacattttattaaaacttacttATACTTTGAAAACAAAGCTATACGTtgtctttaaaaattactttattttcttacagTTCAAATCGCGAACTTATCCCATCCGTTCCATCTTCACGGATATGCTTACAACGTCATTGGTATCGGGCGATCTCCCGATCAAAACGTGAAGAAAATCAACTTGAAACACGCTCTCGACCTCGACAGAAGAGGTCTTCTTGAACGTCACCTCAAGCAAGGAGATTTGCCTCCTGCGAAAGATACCATCGCGGTTCCCAACAACGGTTACGTCATCCTCCGTTTCAGAGCCACTAACCCTGGCTTCTGGCTCCTTCACTGTCACTTCCTCTTCCACATCGTCATAGGAATGAGTCTGGTTCTCCAAGTGGGAACCCAGGCAGACCTTCCCCCAGTGCCTCCCAATTTCCCCACGTGCGGTGATCACCTACCGCCTATCCCACTTCACTAACTCGGTTCCTAACAGTTTCCAGTGAAAAATGAATACagcaattgaataattatgttaactaagtgtaaatttatgtttgttttgtgtgATGTGTCCGGCGGATCCGAAGTGCTCGATTCCGCCGGTTGTGTTTACTTTGTATTCGAATGATTCTATGGGAGATCATGACGGTTTGTGACTTTATTTAACGGTGATATCCTTTCCTGAGATTATTTCAACATAATTTAATGCCATATTCGgtgatattttgtaattatttaatatatcacCCTAAATGTCTCTCGAGGCTCTTATACTTTGCATACCTCTCGGTATTTCGACTACAGGCTTAGTCCTGTCACTAACAACttgccattttttattattcaccaaggatatttattatttgtatatatttaaaaatgtgaagATGTATTCCTAACtttctttattcaaattactAACCAAATACGCatgtaatacaaaatttatcataGTTGTATATATAAGAGATAACTGCAATACTTGTAAATACACATTTTACCTACGTTGTTGTTAATTTGGCAACTCACcactttttataaagttaatacCGTaaactttcaagactgtaaaTAACTATTTGTAGCAAATAGGTATTCAGATGTTACCACTTCCATGTTACCATTATTTTAAGGATTATACAGTTTAATATTCATTCAACTGTGCCAACTATGAATTAATTGCTTGTATTGGCGAATCCTAGTCTCTGgaaaatacacacatactaTGTGAATAATACAAACTGGACCTggaatactaaaaatataatctgaAGTATTGCAACACCTGCTATGCTTTAGCAGTCAATACctttctataataatataaactactttaagaaaaatgtaaatttttataccatttaataaaatttataaaaatacgtttaattttatttgagttATCCTCACATTTTATTgacgatttattattaataaaaaaatgcgcTGCATTGTACCTGcactttttgtaaataattattatactttgttttctgtacaaataatatgtaaatatatcaatagtagtaataaatttaataattatatattttagcaaTGACTATTTCCCTACTACCGTGGAAGCAGTAGTGGGCTGTTAGATACCACCGGTGCACAGGATTCAGGttgtacatttatttcttcaatcttttgtaaataattaaagtttttttttgctaaacaGATTgcagaataattaaaatctacatCAATCTATAGTAATAAACACATTCACGTACTGGTTGCATGAAAAAAAGGTTGCACAAAATTCTCAGAACTCAATTCAAAATCGATTGCTAAGAGTGTCTAGAAATCAAATTTATGCagtatgttttgtttatattttaaatccaTTATAATATTCACTAACATTCCGTTTCTTAGATTATGAACCCCCTGGATGCGATATGTGATGTGAAAAGGAACGACGCCGTGTGCGTCAGTAATCTGAAGTCAGCCAAGCCGGTTGATAAAGCTATCCTTCAGGAGAGACCTGACGTGAAGATCTTCCTGCCGTTCCGGTTCCACTTCTACAAGCCGAAGGATTTGTTTAAGGAAAATACTTACAGGAATTTCTtaggtaaattttaaaaagttaattcatGTTGTTAAAAATAGTGACAACTATTAAGACAGTTGCTTTGTCGTGTCTTCTATGCCCTTAGATTAAAAGGAGCTCGCACAGATATATATCAAAATGCCTGTGTGTAATCATACTTTAGTCTTTTTAGCAACCAATGTTTACTCCATcctactttattattaatagataCACATATTCAGATAAAACTTGGAGCCATACCCCGCGCaatgcattttaaaattttaatgtttttttacctGCAAATCTCTTGATGCTTGtcagttttttaaatgaatcattaaaattctattttcaaattccAGTGGCCCCAGGCGGCGACCACGTCATCAGCTTGGTCGACGAGATCTCATACAGCGCGCCGCCAGCTCCCCCCCTCTCTCAGATGCACGAGCTGAACCCTGAGCTATTCTGCAACGGAGATAACAGACCTGCGAACTGCCCCGTGGACTGCCGCTGCACACATATGATCGATGTGCCTCTTAACTCGGTTGTGGAGATCGTGCTTGTTGATGAAGGTGagaattttttgaaaactcCACTAGTCTTCACTGTCTTAGGCAGGTTGCcagaatataaaatgtttcgACCGTATCAAAATATGAACAATATAATAACACTAAAAGCGATGAATAAGAAATGctttaacttaataattatcactTTTTCTAACATTTGCCATGAACGAAATGGTTGGACAAAGTTACCCTATTTAAGTCACAGATTTACatgaagataaataaattaagaaacaaTACATGCCTGTTATATTCCTGAATAACAGACGAATAGGAACTATTACTTActatatcttatttattttagtgcaATCACCGAATCTGTCTCATCCTTTCCACCTCCACGGAGCGCCATACAACGTTATCGGCATGGGTCGCTCCCCGGACAAGAACATTAAGAAAATCAACCTGAAACACGCCCTGGACTTGGATAGAAAGGGTCTACTTCATAGACAATACAACCTGCCTCCTTTCAAAGACACGCTGGCAGTGCCCAATAATGGATATGTTGTTTTAAGATTGAAAGCAGATAATCCCggtaagaaatataaatatgtaaccaTTTGTTACCatagtttttattgttacaacTCTAATAGTGAGATGTATAAATGGAAGGTCTAATCGCATCTCAGTGTCAAATTGCATCACAGTCGGTCCTATTTTTGGGTTTATTGATCaggcacaaaaacaaaaaaaaatccctttACAATGTTGATTTGGAGGTTCTTACATCATATAAATCTTACATTAATTTCGCTTACATAAGTTATATGAAAAAGCATATAATTAACACCTAATTATTTCTTTCGTTACAGGATATTGGTTATTCCACTGTCACTTCATATACCACATAGTCATTGGTATGAACCTGATAATCCACATAGGAACGCAAGCGGATCTACCGCCTGTTCCTCCGAATTTCCCTCGATGCGGTCACCACTTGCCAGCAATCTCCCCTCCCTACCCTGCGATACACCACGGATAGTCTCTTTAAGAGAAAGACGAGATAGTCTGATCTCTACTTAGAAGATCATTTCTACTCACTCCGTAACAATATCTAGAACTACCCTTAAAAACGTCGGACTCAGTAGAAATGATCAAAAGGCTATGAACGCCAAATCTTTAAGCAAATAGGGTTTGACAATCTAACCGTACTGCCATATTTTATACTACcttttgaaaatatgaaacGATGTACGAACGAAATGCGAAATGATCGTGGTAGTGTTAAGgtgctgtttttttttgttattccaaATAGCCATCTTAGTTATAGGAAGccaaagtttaattaataatcataaaGTCACATAGAAAAACTGTCTAAAATGACCTTCGactcaaacttacttttcttttttgcttttgctaccacaaaattaaaaaataataatttgattccCTATTTCCTGCCAATTTTTATAAGGCCACTCTTTgttagatattttataattttgtaaataaaattaggttattatcataataattttaagattcacttcttttcttttgtttgtctGCGTGGGAAAgtgcaaaatataatattaccaatatatttaaaaatagtcgTTTTATAAAGGTATGtatagttattataattatcaagTCCTTATAaactgttatattattataagtaatgcATATTTCCCAAATTATGTCTTAATTATCAAAGACATAGTTAAGGACATAGTTTGACTGTCCAATATgtgttttaacttttttgttatttttgccAACTGTTTTGTTAAACTCATAAAACTGAATGTCATTTGACAAGCAAATACTTTAAGTATGGGAACAGCGcacattttttgataaaatatgcGGCTGTGATTGGTTTGCTGATTCCGAAATGATCATCACTtctaattgtaaaatatattatattcataagACTATTTACTGGCATTTCCTTTTACATGTATTGTAATTACGACACCTTTATATATGAAAAAGATTTCACATTTACAAGATTGAAATTTATTGATCCTTCTGAAAGTAAaggatatatataaaaaaaatgttcctGCTCCTACAGCTTGGCATTTGGggattttttcatatttcccGAAGTAAACCTGATACGAAATGATGACATGTTCCCATTACTtagtatagaaataaatatttgttacaaaaataaacatgttcttttctttttatctgaTTTTTGGTGGCAAAAAGATTTGTTGTCTTAACAATTGCCGATCAAAAGGTGACGTCTTTCGAATTGTGTTAGAACAATGTTGGTATGAATAGTTTGGGTAGTTTTTTTTCCTAACACGCAACGTTGCCTTTTAAAGTGCCCTCTATCAATGGAGAGACTAATCGTCAAATCattgtgtttatttactaATGGCAAATgagagattttttatttttggcggCCACCGGGACACGAAGCACTTCTGtggaggatgcaaccgggaacacgcagagaggAGACAGAGCAAATGAAAGATTTTAATTGGTTTATTTTACCCCGACTTTTACAAATGGGAGAAGTTATACTTTCGTAAGACAAAAACGATAAGCTTACCATCATGCACGTATTACACAAACAAAACTCGTTACGTaactaaacataaaattatttcttcactaAATTTTGAAGGAAAAATAGCTATAAAAGTAAATGAACGGGGTAAACTACGTTGTTGTAATACAATTAACATAATATAGTTAATTACTCTGAAGCAGTTCATGGTTTACTATAGTTGACGCCCGCATGTTACGAAATTTTTAGTGCAGATAATATTTGGTAAATTGCAGAACATCTAAATACCAATGTCAAATACCAAAGAGAAATGCAGAAGTT
This is a stretch of genomic DNA from Amyelois transitella isolate CPQ chromosome 5, ilAmyTran1.1, whole genome shotgun sequence. It encodes these proteins:
- the LOC106137943 gene encoding uncharacterized protein LOC106137943, whose translation is MNPLDAICDVKRNDAVCVSNLKSAKPVDKAILQERPDVKIFLPFRFHFYKPKDLFKENTYRNFLVAPGGDHVISLVDEISYSAPPAPPLSQMHELNPELFCNGDNRPANCPVDCRCTHMIDVPLNSVVEIVLVDEVQSPNLSHPFHLHGAPYNVIGMGRSPDKNIKKINLKHALDLDRKGLLHRQYNLPPFKDTLAVPNNGYVVLRLKADNPGYWLFHCHFIYHIVIGMNLIIHIGTQADLPPVPPNFPRCGHHLPAISPPYPAIHHG